The genomic interval caaaaaacagaaaatacaaGTGACGAAGGAGACTAACATTTCAAAATGTAAGATGTCATACCCGAACAGAAGAACGGGAAAAGGCATTCCTGAAATCAGAGCCATCAAGCTTCTTTACCTGTAGCAATAATTTCATCAGAATTAGAGTTCTGTCTTCTtactcaattaaaatttgacgCATTACATAATTAACGGAAATCAAATTGAGCATCAAGCACCCATGGAATTTTCAATGTCCATGAGGTATAAATAACTTACTGCATACTTCATGTCTTCCAGGTTAGTGTAGTCCACTACTCCTGTTGTGCCTACGCAAACGATCATGGTACAGAAGGTTAAACAGCCAAGATATTTAGATAAACTAGGCCTTAAGCGTACAGACATTGGAACAGTAAGAGCAAACTCAGTCCAAACATCTCATGTATCTTGGTTTAGTAGCACTTTAACAGTATTTTGACAACTTCCACCACTAATCAGAGACTTTATTCACCAAGGCGACCGATCAGAaacttgatgaagaaaatataaaaatcgaGAAACTACAGCTGCTTAAGATACAACATTCTACCAAATACTTTTACCATATTGCAAAGGTCATGATTATCATTCCACATTCTGATACTAAAGCCACAACGGAGTTATAGGTCTTACCACTGCCATCACGGAAAACTTGGGAGAAACAGACATCCCCAGCCCGTCGCATGTGATCCTGATAATATATAACAATTTCAGTCGACACACAAAGAGACTGTAATATTAAAAGTACCTCCAATAAATACACATAAACCTCACCTTAAGATCTTGCCACGAAGCCGAAGACGGTAGTCCAGTCACCATCACTGCAAAAAAAGCACAAACAGATTCAGAACATATCAAGCACATTCCACCAttagataacaaaaaaaaacaaatgcatcAAATAACACACCACGAAATTCAGAGCGCCTGGACATTCCACGTCCGCCTCGACCACCACCGCCGCCACCGCCGCCATCTCGGTGACGATCTCCACCTGAAGAATTTCCACGCCCGCCGTGCGCAAGCTCAACCCTCAGACGATGGCCATCAAAATCATAGCCGTCACGGCCGCGGATTGCGTCTTCGGCATCGCGAGCATCTTCAAACTGTAATTAAAGATTGTCatagagaataaatatatatatgtatatatatataaatccagaaagaaaacaacaaacagagagaagaagaagaagaagaggtcgCTGACCTCAACAAAAGCATAGCCAGGAGGCCTAGGGGGAACCTTAAGGTCGATATGAGCTATGCGTCCATACTGCAAGTAATTCCAAGATTATCAAGATTACAAGAAGAAATTCGATTTGTAGAAGTGAATCAATTCAATCGAGTTTGGGGATTGATTTTGATTACCTTGTAGAACAAATCCTCGACCTCTCTCTCGCGTATGTCACCGGGGAGGTTTCCGACGTAAAGTGTTCTGCTGGCGCGGCTGCTCATGGCTCCGGAGGGTCGGCGCGATGAGGATGAGGGATTTTTTTACCTGCGATGATGAGATTTGGGATCGGGCTCTCGATTTTTAGGGTTTTCAATTATAAGTAAATTTCACACTCTTCCTTTTATCTGCTTCTACGCATTTGCATCTCGTCCGTTGAATACTTCACCGTGTGGACTCGCACGTGCGTTCGAACTATTTGGTTTTTTTATTGATCGTGCGTTCGAACTTGGCCTTTCGCCCAAATAcattattttttgtatttaATTTTCGCTCCCATTGAACTTCCCTCTGAGGCACAGAGCTGAGTTATTACGTCCAATGATCCGTAAAATTTACTTTGCTTATatatgtagttttttttttaggacttctaataaaaaaatcacttttgacacccaaaataagaaaaaagtcacttaagtttacaaaattataaaaaagtcggGCTCTTAAAACTATTTAAAACGTTGcccataattatatatatttatttacgACTGTGCCATTGatctaaaattaaaaaacaattcaaaGTTTTCGTCGGCAGTCTAGAAACTGAGACGTACGGAGATGGAGCATGAGGCGCGATCTGCGACAGAACCCTAAGCTAGCATTAAAGATTTAGGCTATGATTCAGGTTAATTAAGCCTAGATCCAAGTCACTGCACTAGGCATGGAGCTCCAAGACGAGAGTCAGAGATGTTGAGGAAGGAGTGGATCGACAGGAGTAGCGGCGGCACTGGGTTGTCATCGAAGCTTGTAGCTTTGGCTCAAAACGTTGTCTTGGAGCAAGGAGccttagaaattgaaatttgaattgGCAGAGGATCTGAATACGACGTCATTTGGAGGTTAGGTGCATGGGTGAGTGGGATTTTGGGGTCAAATTGGTGAGACCTAATTGGGGGAAGATGGAAAGATGGGAGTTTGAATTGGATCGGAGGAAATTTGGATGAAGATGGGAATTTAAGTTGCATTCACACGTTGGGTTTGCTCTATATTTGAGTTGCGTGGATGATATTTGAGTTGCGTGGTTAGACTAAGGCAATGCTGATTATTTTTTATGGAAGAGTGATGCCTGATGATTATTGTTATAGGGAAACTTACTAGTTGATGGTGTATTCGGTGGAGAACACAACCAACAGTTAACacagcttgaaattttggaggAACTTAAGTCCCTCTTGAATTTATTAACATTGTGTTGGCATTTTTCGAAGAAgctgttttctttgtttttagaAGAGATTGGTTATTCCGAAAAGAATGTTCTTCTTCAGGAACCCAAAGCAGGAGTAAATCTTGTTTCAATACCAAagcagtaggtgtgacagtgtctgtgaCATCGTCTGTGACAGGagctgtgacatgccgagaggaaatgttgaaatatgtgaaattttgttaaaattcaaatgaaattggtatgacagtgggtgtgaccgttagtgtaaatagatagtgtgacagcttttgtgacagtgggtgtgataggaggtgtgacaacttttgtgacagtgggtgtgataggaggtgtgacaggaggtgtgacagttagtgtaataggtagtgtgatagtgggtgtgataagtagtgtaagagaggttgtgacagtgggtgtaaatagatagtgtgatagtggttgtgacagtaggtgtgacagcgTCTGTGACATGAGCTGTGACATGCCGAAATGATAGAGCCAAAATGACATGccgaatttatttttacaaatgtacaatataatacaaaattaacacttcaaagaattgagattttctcaattccccggcaacggcgccaaaatgatagagcgttggttaaaacgtctataataaaccctgtaaaacatcatcgttagtatagaataagcagggatcgttctttccggggaattgaagggaactctaaacttttagtgttaacaaataatggagggtttgagattgattattaactactaaaataaaacctaaattactatttacatgatcgacttctctttaacaaacttaaaccaaatttaccattacaccacataattacaagttcgaacctatcatgccttctaattcaaccaattacatactttttagacaccaatacaattagagccttaggggatcatctaatcatgcaagatttcaattaacatttagattgacttagggcctaatctaaatttgcatgcaatcgaattcaataacacttagagtagaaatcaaacaagattacatttaagcaccaaatctttgttggagacatgtttcatgtatggcgtcacccaccatggtttcacatgcaaatttccagaatttttaccacttttaatcaacacaaatcgaacctacttagggcatgattcgatttgtgtcaatatggttgatgaatctagcactcaaatacaatattagggaatgcatccaagcactaaattcatatgcacatatctgaaaattatctaaaagtatgagaaagatgaatataacacaacaatagaaatacaaactcattaattatagaaaaccatcaatttggcaaagatccaaaaatccaataaaacaatctgaaaattctaaaacaaatacaaaaccaatatttccacataaataacaacttacaatcttcatagacaaagaattgtagattaacacaaatagacgaatccatggagatgagttgcgagaatcacacgttgtaggaaccttggagatGTGGCTTCaatagtgaaactcggtggagatggtgatagttttggggtggacggcttggctaatttgtgagggaaatttatggtggtgttttggtagagttttgactcttgaatgctaatgagaagtgatgatatttgagaggtgaagccatgtatatatagaggaaagatggagggtttgaaattgcttctttcttcctataataatgccatgctttaatcccttaaatcatggaaagctgtattccctaaaacatggcatgttttaatccctaaaacatgcaatgttttattccctaaaacatgccatgttttatgcctttaatgatcatcttctatttaattgttgcatgacttggctccatcttttttttctttaattatctcttcaatccaatctgaaaataagaaaataaaatcataagtaagatataattaatttcaaaacctaacaaggattcctagtcaaactaggaatctaaaccaattatgcgttttaactcatgtaagcacaaaaatgcatccaataccgctcaagactcttactacgactcaatgactcaatagtacaacaataagggctaagcaaagtacaaattgaggtaaaaacatattaagaacgtcgcacaaaatgctcctatcaactaccccacacttggcttttgctagtcccttagcaaaacaaaactaaatgagacactattgcccctaaatgattgtctcagaatctcaaaacacatagttttcaagtctaagcatttgaatgtaagcacataaattccaagtttcataaacatgcttcatattATGAATTAGTCAGATACGAGACAATAagcatttaacatgtttagtcaatccaatcctcctcacaaggcatactctcttcttttcactcagattcatggttatcattcacacataagtatatgcaagagaaatgatattaaggcatcaaataacttacatatttcaacaaatgaaagcactttgtgaataacataggaaaacctcatttaacaactaagtacacaaatggaccaaaaccatatgctcaactcttgtgatcatctccacaaaccaagatttgctcattttaagaatcattaggatcattagataaggtaaatgtttaggcgtagctaaaggcatggaatatcaaggaatcacaaaggtaatcctatggacttagcagagtaaacatcatccttatgacaccacacaccatcaggggccgaatataacaagttgggcacaatcatcattctaaccacaaagtgaacatggacaaaggtcaagtaaaaatttttagaccttcaattacaactcaactccaaatcacggatgaaagacaacataacatttttttcttttcttgccgagttcatcattctttttttttctttttcttgttttttttttcggcaatgcttgcttaaaagcttgttgatttttttttcaaatgtcttccaccccacacttatttcatgtatcatcacaacatcatctcaataagaattctgccaaatctataggacaaggtagatgtaactatactaagcatggagataacataggtgatgaataaaaggctcaatgtaggctcaaatgtggTTAAACTAAGGAGTCCTAAATAGGGCACATATAAGGATACAtagttgtttggctaaagtggtggtattcctagaaatgatccataaatcattttcaaaatcagagcattttatgacttaaaagtttcaacaatcacaaaagtgagttctagtaaattctagagtccattcaAAGCTATGACATatagttattgaatatgcaaagaatagtgaggttcatgaataaccacgaaatttcaaattacatctcatgaaaaaaatatatatatataggctaaaaaactcacaggttgttatggactttaaacTGACCAAAACATGTATGCCAAAATCAATTAatccaaatctcacatgttcataccaaatccacattatcaatgaaacttacaattcaattcttatggaatgcaaaaccatcatctatgtattttagagacataatcatcctagactttaggggcatcctaagactcaataaagcaataatttttttttttggattttttttatcatgacacaaataatcaatgaacttgcaaccctaccccacacttagaaaattacattgtcctcaatgtaagctcaatagtaagaatgtaattcacaagcatagaataagatcacatatcaacacatatacaagtCAACCATAAGAAtgaagggattagaaaattcaaactctcGTAGACGACTACTCCACatatacggttgaaatgggttgcctcccatgcagcgcttgagttttatagtctctcaacctagactctctcatgttcattctcatttaggcgcatctctcacaattgTCTTCTCATGCGTGTGCTCCTCATATGgctcatagtagggcttaagtcgatgctcATTCACGTTGAATGTCTTCCATGTTTTATCATTTTGAATCTCaactgcaccatgagcaaacatgttagtaacaacaaatgggccAACTCAACGCGAACGAAGTTTCACTCGAAACAACATAAGCCTCCAATGGAATAACAGATGTTTCTGGCCCACTTGgaacttctttcctctaatcatttttttgttattatttttcattttttttgtttttttattcttttttaattttttttaattttttattttatttttaatgttaCGAAATCTACATAAAGTATTattaagtctaattgattttattcacacacaatcctaacatttaaggtacgtggagcagaggagctaactgtgcaacggactgaaacagccccaggtaagggtcttgctttatctgatataccttaaaagttagaatatcattttcttttgaaactatatacatctatttatacaaagttattttctaagttataaagcgaggtggacatgcggcctaagtatgttgtctagacacaaactcattcttttgtttcagaaggctggatagctagattCAGAGATCGTCgcaaggcaggactcatttgttggacaccacggaggCTACACCCTCGAAAGGATGTTTCCACtctcgactccatcaccgagatgtatgtcagtctatgggcctctgagatccaattttgtaaaccttgaaccaggataatgaaaatagcatgccccttactcagctcggaataaatttgtgtgttagactgctcgcaaagtgttaataaaagccgtcatcaaccccaagtgaccttagcaatgtacaaatggagggttaaggctaatattaacaaaatggactttacctattccgttcactttataacttacaataaactaagcataaataaacatttagtttccttaaaaattatctaagtgtaacaagtattctatatgcatactacaacaaaattaaaacatttatcacaaatttttttttaaagtttaaTTTTTACTATGCGTATTTTACTGTTACCTAGTACTGTTCACATACattgattttttaattttttttcaatttactatttactgtacacaaaatttatttttacaaagataaagttttttttactttttatttttacaatttataagtatttttacatttttacacttacaaaaaaaagtaaaaaaaaaattacggagatttacttttttttagatgtaaaaaaaaacttataattgtttttactgAATATTACTATTCACCATACTATTCAcaggaatttatttttacaaatgtacaatatagtacaaaattaacacttcaaataattgagattttctcaattccccggcaacggcgccaaaatgatagagcgttggttaaaacgtctataataaaccctgtaaaacattatcgttagtatagaataagcagggatcgttctttccggggaattgaagagaactctaaacttttagtgttaacaaataatggagggtttgagattgattattaactactaaaataaaacttaaattactatttacatgatcgacttctctttaacaaacttaaaccaaatttaccattacaccacataattacaagttcgaacctatcatgccttctaattcaaccaattacatactttttagacaccaatataattagagccttaggggatcatctaatcatgcaagatttcaattaacatttagattgacttatggcctaatctaaatttgcatgcaatcgaattcaataacacttagagtagaaatcaaacaagattacatttaagcaccaaatctttgttggagacatgtttcatgtatggcgtcacccaccatggtttcacatgcaaatttccagaatttttaccacttttaatcaacacaaatcgaacctacttagggcatgattcgatttgtgtcaatatggttgatgaatctagcactcaaatacaatcttagggaatgcatccaagcactaaattcatatgcacatatctgaaaattatctaaaagtatgagaaagatgaatataacacaacaatagaaatacaaactcattaattatagaaaaccatcaattcggcaaagatccaaaaatccaataaaacaatctgaaaattctaaaacaaatacaaaaccaatatttccacataaataacaacttacaatcttcatagacaaagaattatagattaacacaaatagacgaagccatggagatgagttgcgagaatcacacgttgtaggaaccttggaggtgtgtcttcaatagtgaaactcggtggagatgatgatagttttggggtggacggcttggctaatttgtgagggaaatttatggtggtgttttggtagagttttgactcttgaatgctaatgagaagtgatgatatttgagaggtgaagccatgtatatatagaggaaagatggagggtttgaaattgcttctttcttcctataataatgccatactttaatcccttaaatcatggaaagttgtattccctaaaacatggcatgttttaatccctaaaacatgcaatgttttattccctaaaacatgccatgttttatgcctttaatgatcatcttctatttaattgttgcatgacttggctccatcttttttttctttaattatctcttcaatccaatctgaaaataagaaaataaaatcataagtaagagataattaatttcaaaacctaacaaggattcctagtcaaactaggaatctaaaccaattatgcattttaactcatgtaagcacaaaaatgcatccaataccgctcaagactcttactacgactcaatgactcaatagtacaacaataagggctaagcaaagtacaaattgaggtaaaaacatattaagaacgtcgcacaaaatgcTCCTATCAATGCACTAAGGCATCGCTACACTTCACATGTCACAAAAGCAGTGTAAAAGGGAGAGTAACCGTAACTGTAACCGTAACCAAGGAGATGAGAAACACTAAGAGTGACAACTCAAAGGTTCGCAAACGACCAAACAAGAACCATAACCGATTCTAGAACAATATGAGCAGTTGTTTCGGACGCAAGATCTGACGACAAATGTGTCTTGTGTCCCATATACGGATTCAGAtctgacccaaaaaaaaatgaagcatAATACGAGCCCAAGCCATAGCAGCTCTGAACCACAAACTCAAGCAATTGGGCCTTCCAAAGAAAAAGGCCCAAGAACGTGTCCTTAGTCCACCCACCCAATTGGGCACCCAAACACTGCCGCCGCCTAGAGCATGTTCGACCACCGCATGGTGCCTCTCCACACCCCTCCGATCACCACCATACGGTAGAGAAATCCTCCTCACCAaatttgaaaaccactatCGGTATCTCAAGACCCCCAACTCCGCTAGATCTGCGAGATGCCGCCAATCAACACCAATGGTAGTGCAACTTCAACAACATGGATCCCAAATACAGGTCCAAGCCCGCCGAATTGGTATACTTATGATCCAGGAATTTAACGCCGCCCAACGCGAGACAACCATGTCGTGCTCCGCTGATTGCCCAGCCATAGGTCGTGCCCTCACCCATCTTGACTCCAGAGATATGAGTGGCGAGGCTAACCCCAACTGCACCCAATGCATATCGATGCGCAACCGATCTAGATCGGAAAACTTATGCTAACACCAGGCAGACTTGGAGAGAGCAGAAAGAAAGGCCGACCACGGGAGGGCCGAAGGAGAGGCCTCTCGAAGGGGGATCATAGATCTGGTGCCGCGTCGAACAAAGCCCTCCCGCTATGGTTTGAAGCCGCCGAGCGAGAGAGAATGCTCTTGCTATATAAACATTAATTTTTtgtattgttatatatggtACTGTCATGATcgctttatagtagtagaggTAGGTGAAGTTGTATGATATACTTGTATCTCTATATAACTCGGCTAGGTATGAGAAAAATTATAGAGGAAGTTTGATCAAGACTGTGTTTTTTGG from Argentina anserina chromosome 2, drPotAnse1.1, whole genome shotgun sequence carries:
- the LOC126805509 gene encoding serine/arginine-rich-splicing factor SR34-like; translation: MSSRASRTLYVGNLPGDIREREVEDLFYKYGRIAHIDLKVPPRPPGYAFVEFEDARDAEDAIRGRDGYDFDGHRLRVELAHGGRGNSSGGDRHRDGGGGGGGGRGGRGMSRRSEFRVMVTGLPSSASWQDLKDHMRRAGDVCFSQVFRDGSGTTGVVDYTNLEDMKYAVKKLDGSDFRNAFSRSSVRVREYDAKRDSSMSPSRGRSPGRGRSYSRSRSRSYSRSRSRSKSPKPKSSRRSPGRSRSGSPPRSRSKSRSPLGSRSRSRSPLPSKRISKSPKEDASKSPKKRSGSRSPSRSRSRSRSRSLSR